The DNA window tctctttgttCTTGTATGATGAgatagggagaacagaagctctcaatctaccttctctatgtaattcattattttatatacttttaccACATCAGCTCTTATTGTCTCCTTTCTGAGGGAACaatcccaattttttcaatccCTCTTTATGAGAGTTTTTTTCATGACACCAATTATTCACCTCATGTAGttttcctcctccttcaaatcccctATGGGGAGGTAGAACTGTTCTATTAGGTTTTTAAGTAgggagagagatttcagagatgGACCTGAACAAACCCCCAAAACCAAACGGTTCTGAACTTTAGAGAAAGTTGTGAACTTTCTGGCTTAGGCCCATCTCTGATTCTAATAGCAATAAGTCATGTGATTATATGCATCGTTAAATCAATGGTGTTTACTTCTTGGGTGACTGATGTTACTTGGCTTTCTATTTCTTGCCTCACAACACATAAAGTAGGCACCACTGGTTGACCACCACAAATGGTGTTAACTCAATTGAATGGAATATTTACCTGCTGATGGTGGACCAATTAGAACAGCTACAGCTTCAGCCAGAAGCACCAAGCCAATGGCACTGGAAAACTTCTGAGTACCAACAATAGCCATGAGAACTTCAAACTGAAGAGCGCCTACCATTCCATAGGAAATGCCAAAGAAAATGCAGAAGACTGCCAAGCCACCATAATTGTTAGACATGGAACCCAGGAGATCTGTAAAACCATTAAAAATCATAGCAAAACTAAAGAGATAGACACAGCGTGGTCTGACCCATTTCAGACCAGCTACCACTCCACAAATAGGCCGGGCAAAGATATCAACGAATCCAAGAATGCTCAGAAGAAAAGCTGATTTGGTGTCTGGATATCCCAAATCCTTGGCATAGCTCACCACAAAGACTGGAGGCACAAAGAGGCCCAGCACCATGATGGAGGCAGCCAGAGTGTAGATTAAAAAACCACCATCTTTAAAGACACTGAAATCCAGAAGCtttttcttggttttcttctCAGTAAGTTCTTTAGCAACTTCAGATTTCTTAGGAGGCTCCAAAGGCCTCATTAATGCCCCACAAACACAGCAATTGAGCAGCATTCCGCCCAGTATAAGGAATCCCCCTCGCCAGCCATACTCATGTTGCAGTATTTGCCCCAGAGGAGAGAGGGTACAAAGAAACACAGGACTTCCAGCAGCAGCAAGCCCATTAGCTAAAGGGCGTCGTTTGTCAAAGTAGCGATTTAACATGATGAgcgatggctggaagttgagtGCCAGACCCAAACCTGAAACAGAGAGCACACACAAGTCAGGCCTCAGCTACAGTGTCTATATAAAAATCTCTACAGTTACAACATTCTTTGATTCACGAATAAGGACAGAAAAAGGTCAGGCTTTTCCTAAGTCAACTGGAAGAACGATTCCAGAATAATCAAAAACCATTAAAAATGTTCCATCATAATATTAGTCCTGCACGCAATGGCTTACACAACAGAAGGGTTAACATTTGTTAGAACTAATCTGACTAGTTCCTTCCAGGTTGAATTAGGCTTTTCAAAGAAGCCTATTTTTGGGGATCTAATGCTTTAGGTGTTTGCCATGGATACCAGTGCGGATATTGGAATTGGAGATGGAGCTAACTTGCATATTGTCAGTCACCCACACTTACTTACCTGTAATGACACCTGCAGTGAGATAGAGCTGAATGATGTTGGTACAGAAAGAAGCGGTCACCATCCCAAGTGAAGCAAAGAGCCCTCCAACCAGCATGACTGGACGACAGCCAAACCAATTGACACACACGCTACACAGGGGACCTGAGCAAGGGGAATGAGAATATGCTTGATACAGTAACCAGAACAatcataacattcataaaccagtcagagaacacttcaatctctctggtcacgcaattacagacatgaaagttgtgatattacaacaaaaaacttcaaatccagactccagcgagaaactgttgaattggaattcatttgcaaatttgatacaattaacttaggcttgaatagagactgggagtagctaagtcattatgcaaggtaacctatttccccttgttttttcctacccttcccccccccccccccccgacgttcttgttaaaccctggatttctgctggaaatggcccaccttgattatcatacacattgtaaggagagtgatcactttagataagctattagcagcaggagagtggggtgggaggaggtattttttcatgctttgtgtgtatataaaaagatcttctacactttccacagtatgcatccgatgaagtgagctgtagctcacgaaagcttatgctcaaataaattggttagtatctaaggtgccacaagtactccttttcttttttcagaacaaTCCAATTTCTCTATTGATTTAATCTATAGATTTGCATTTCTTCCCTAAGCATGGGAAGAAATGCAAATCTATAGATTAAATCAATAGAGATATGCATGCTTAGCACTTTGCAGCTTCAGAGTGCTGTGCAACTATCTTCTTCTACTGAGGAGGATGAAAAGGAAGTTACATTATAGACATGGATGGATATACCCAGGGAACTGACAATTCATATGTTGCcccataattaatttttttcaaaatgcttgTTTTGCATGCAGATTAACTGTGGGCACTTAAGATTCACATTGGGAAGCAAACAGACAAATAAGACCTTTCCTTCTAGACTACACGGTTTTAAAAATAGATACTATTTACCTGTTCCATAAAGCATAGCCAGTAGAATGGAGGAGATCCATGCTGTGTCACTGTATCCAACACCAAACTCCCGGATAAGCTCTTTAAAGAAGACACTAACGGCCTTTGGAAAGGCATAGGAAAATCCAGTGATGACAAAGCCTCCAAAGAGAACGGCCCAGCCCCAACCCCCGTCAGGGGCTTTGACACCAGATGGAGCATCATCAACTACCACAACTCCCATAGTGAGACTCAATGGGTTGcctaagaaataataaaaatacagttaCTAGAATCCATAGATACATATTGGAATGATAATCCACTCAAGTTTATTCCACAGGAAGGAGCTGTTGTACATGTAGACACTTGAAACAGGTGAGAACATTTTAAGTATAGTGGCTGAAGACTTGGGAACAGAAAATCTGTAGCCATTGCACAGAAATGTAATTAGCTGGTAGAATTTTAAGTGGCTGTACATTATAGATCACCTGAAGTTAAAATAGAGAGGATTTCAGCCAAACCAATCATTTTATAGAAGAAAAACCTGAGAAATTGCAGCATTGCTTGGTTTCTCTTTACATATCATAAAGATGTTAGGCCCACTTGCTATACAGGAAACTCAGCTTTCCTTATGCTGTGAGGACTGTTTGTCAATGGTCTTATAAGACCTTAACagcaatgaggagtct is part of the Eretmochelys imbricata isolate rEreImb1 chromosome 14, rEreImb1.hap1, whole genome shotgun sequence genome and encodes:
- the SLC16A3 gene encoding monocarboxylate transporter 4; amino-acid sequence: MGVVVVDDAPSGVKAPDGGWGWAVLFGGFVITGFSYAFPKAVSVFFKELIREFGVGYSDTAWISSILLAMLYGTGPLCSVCVNWFGCRPVMLVGGLFASLGMVTASFCTNIIQLYLTAGVITGLGLALNFQPSLIMLNRYFDKRRPLANGLAAAGSPVFLCTLSPLGQILQHEYGWRGGFLILGGMLLNCCVCGALMRPLEPPKKSEVAKELTEKKTKKKLLDFSVFKDGGFLIYTLAASIMVLGLFVPPVFVVSYAKDLGYPDTKSAFLLSILGFVDIFARPICGVVAGLKWVRPRCVYLFSFAMIFNGFTDLLGSMSNNYGGLAVFCIFFGISYGMVGALQFEVLMAIVGTQKFSSAIGLVLLAEAVAVLIGPPSAGKLLDATGRYMFVFIIAGVEVVTSALVLALGNFFCVKKKSEEPQTKEEAAEREELNKSEDKTPEDAKVDSIEVEQFLKDEPEKNGEVVTNPETCV